A region from the Prosthecobacter algae genome encodes:
- a CDS encoding DUF2164 domain-containing protein, translating to MDTDFFKDKKREVVASLQRYASQELDCELGDIQAGHLLEYILKEIGPFAYNQGVEDAKAYFASKVEDLAGTCFEEGLTYWHKGAPGSRQVRRKP from the coding sequence ATGGACACAGACTTTTTCAAAGACAAGAAGCGCGAGGTTGTCGCGTCGCTGCAGCGTTATGCCTCGCAGGAGCTGGACTGTGAGCTGGGGGACATCCAGGCGGGGCATCTGCTGGAGTACATCCTGAAGGAGATCGGCCCCTTTGCCTACAATCAGGGGGTGGAGGATGCGAAGGCGTACTTTGCCAGCAAGGTGGAGGACCTGGCGGGGACGTGCTTTGAGGAAGGGCTGACGTACTGGCACAAGGGCGCGCCGGGAAGCCGACAGGTGCGGCGGAAGCCGTGA
- a CDS encoding DUF4256 domain-containing protein, whose product MKGTETKRKLPAQLREELLATLEARFEKNLKRHPGLEWAQVKARLEAKAEKLWSLHEMESTGGEPDVVGHDAKTGEYVFFDCSAESPKGRVSLCYDREALDSRKEHKPKDNAVDVAAAMGIELLTEEEYRDLQKLGSFDMKTSSWVQAPADIRKLGGALFGDRRFGRVFIYHNGAQSYYSARGFRGSLRV is encoded by the coding sequence ATGAAAGGCACCGAGACAAAAAGGAAGCTGCCGGCGCAATTGCGTGAGGAGTTGCTGGCCACGCTGGAGGCCCGTTTTGAAAAGAACCTAAAGCGCCATCCGGGGCTGGAATGGGCCCAGGTGAAGGCCCGGCTGGAAGCGAAGGCGGAGAAGCTGTGGTCCCTGCATGAGATGGAAAGTACGGGCGGTGAACCGGATGTGGTGGGGCACGATGCGAAGACGGGGGAGTATGTCTTTTTCGATTGCTCGGCAGAGAGCCCCAAAGGCCGTGTGAGTTTGTGTTACGATCGCGAGGCGTTGGATTCACGGAAGGAGCACAAGCCCAAGGACAATGCGGTGGACGTGGCGGCGGCCATGGGCATCGAGCTTTTGACTGAGGAGGAGTATCGGGATCTGCAGAAGCTGGGCAGCTTCGATATGAAGACCTCGAGCTGGGTGCAGGCCCCGGCGGACATCCGCAAGCTGGGCGGTGCCCTCTTCGGCGACCGCCGCTTTGGCCGCGTCTTCATCTACCACAACGGCGCGCAATCTTATTACAGCGCGCGCGGCTTTCGTGGTTCGCTGAGGGTGTGA
- a CDS encoding prolyl oligopeptidase family serine peptidase produces MHRPLLLVFSLATLASAQLRPDGATASFRGSLPPKPVAALSAEQEAGIEKELAEVTQAFQAVKKHERAADADIFLKAVSYALDFDEWYDKKAEDGIKKATALLTEAKTRIAALKAGKTPWMDGSGQKVLGFYSAIDGSAQPYGVEVPEGLEYGPGKKAVPMWIWLHGRGDTATDLHFVYSRLNAKKPGQFQPKGTIVIHPFGRYCNGWKSAGETDVFEARDDAKARFNVDANRIALTGFSMGGAGAWHMGAHFADQWACVHPGAGFADVKRYQKLTPDKYPAWYEQKLWGVYDVPDYARNFCNVPLVVYSGENDTQRDAAAYMEGILKNEGLTIPHLIGPGMGHKYHPEVIKEVQAKIEAAVAKGRDPMPKKVTFQTKTLGYNKMFWVEILAQEKPWEDTRVDAEIGDDGTLRATTKNVASFSLSPDAKVAGYEIDGQKLKGGRTFLRNAQGEWRTQSNKESKESTVWLKQAGQSGPIEEPLKRPFLVVLPEGDSASPEITTWVNAESSHFLTRWRSLMRGDVRVKKAAAVTPDDMLRYTLVLWGDAVSNPLVAKVLQAGSTKKLPFSWTPDQLVLGSHSVDGRTHVPVMIRPNPLEPRGSVILNSGLTFREAHDRTNSLQNPKLPDWAILDITQAPNAESAGKVVAADFFDEFWQVKAAK; encoded by the coding sequence ATGCATCGTCCGCTGCTACTTGTTTTTTCCTTGGCCACCCTGGCTTCCGCTCAACTCCGCCCGGATGGGGCCACGGCCTCGTTCCGGGGCAGCCTGCCGCCAAAACCGGTGGCGGCGCTTTCCGCCGAGCAGGAGGCAGGGATCGAAAAGGAGCTGGCCGAGGTGACGCAGGCCTTCCAGGCGGTGAAAAAGCATGAGCGCGCGGCGGATGCGGACATCTTTCTAAAGGCGGTGAGCTATGCGCTGGATTTTGATGAGTGGTATGACAAGAAGGCCGAGGACGGCATCAAAAAGGCGACGGCGTTGCTGACGGAGGCGAAGACGCGCATCGCCGCGCTGAAGGCGGGCAAGACACCGTGGATGGACGGCAGCGGGCAGAAGGTGCTGGGCTTTTACTCGGCCATCGATGGCAGTGCGCAGCCCTATGGGGTGGAGGTGCCGGAGGGGCTGGAATATGGCCCGGGCAAGAAGGCGGTGCCGATGTGGATCTGGCTGCATGGTCGCGGGGATACGGCCACGGATCTGCACTTTGTTTATAGCCGCCTGAATGCGAAGAAACCGGGCCAGTTTCAGCCGAAGGGCACGATTGTGATCCATCCTTTTGGCCGTTACTGCAATGGCTGGAAGAGTGCGGGGGAGACGGATGTGTTTGAGGCGCGGGATGATGCGAAGGCCCGCTTTAACGTGGATGCGAACCGCATCGCGCTGACGGGCTTTAGCATGGGCGGGGCGGGGGCCTGGCACATGGGGGCGCACTTTGCGGACCAGTGGGCCTGCGTGCATCCGGGGGCGGGCTTTGCGGATGTGAAGCGCTACCAGAAATTGACGCCGGACAAGTACCCGGCCTGGTATGAGCAGAAGCTGTGGGGCGTGTACGATGTGCCGGACTACGCGCGCAATTTTTGCAATGTGCCCCTGGTGGTGTACAGCGGTGAGAACGACACCCAGCGCGATGCAGCGGCCTACATGGAGGGCATCCTGAAAAACGAGGGGCTGACGATCCCGCACCTGATCGGCCCGGGCATGGGCCACAAGTATCACCCGGAGGTGATCAAGGAAGTGCAGGCAAAGATCGAGGCGGCGGTGGCGAAGGGCAGGGACCCGATGCCGAAGAAGGTCACTTTCCAGACGAAAACACTGGGGTATAACAAGATGTTTTGGGTGGAAATCCTGGCGCAGGAGAAGCCGTGGGAGGATACGCGCGTCGATGCAGAAATAGGCGACGATGGGACCCTGCGCGCGACCACCAAGAATGTGGCGTCTTTTTCACTCAGCCCGGATGCGAAGGTCGCGGGCTATGAAATCGACGGGCAAAAGCTGAAGGGTGGACGGACCTTTCTCCGGAATGCCCAGGGGGAATGGAGAACGCAATCCAACAAGGAGAGCAAAGAAAGCACGGTGTGGCTGAAGCAAGCGGGCCAGAGCGGGCCCATCGAGGAACCGCTGAAGCGGCCTTTCCTGGTGGTGCTGCCTGAGGGCGACTCTGCCTCGCCGGAAATCACGACGTGGGTGAATGCGGAGTCCAGCCACTTCCTCACTCGCTGGCGCAGCCTGATGCGCGGCGATGTGCGGGTGAAGAAGGCGGCGGCGGTGACTCCTGATGACATGCTGCGTTACACACTGGTGCTGTGGGGCGATGCGGTCTCCAATCCCCTGGTGGCGAAAGTGCTGCAGGCTGGCAGCACGAAGAAGCTGCCCTTTTCCTGGACCCCGGATCAACTGGTGCTGGGCTCCCACTCCGTGGATGGTCGCACGCATGTGCCGGTGATGATCCGCCCGAATCCCCTGGAACCTCGGGGCAGTGTGATCCTGAATTCGGGCCTGACCTTCCGGGAAGCGCATGACCGGACGAACTCGCTGCAGAACCCGAAGCTGCCGGACTGGGCCATTTTGGACATCACCCAGGCCCCGAATGCGGAGAGCGCGGGGAAGGTGGTGGCGGCAGATTTCTTTGATGAGTTCTGGCAGGTGAAGGCGGCCAAGTAG
- a CDS encoding LysR family transcriptional regulator, producing the protein MSFLNYHHLRYFRAIATEGSLTKAAQHLKISQSALSVQLRSLEENLGQPLFERKHKALVLTESGRIALEYADSIFRSGEELADLLQNRASRSRSFLRVGAVANLSRNFQLTFLRPLIGREEVELIIHSGTLRELLVQLQNHTLDVVLSNTPVRRDAETGWHSHLLDQQSVSLVGHKTRRMKPFRFPDDLKTTPIVLPSLESSIRTAFDVLMDQTGIRPIIAAEVDDMAMLRLMARETQGVTLVPPVVVKDELENGTLVERHHFPQIKETFYAITPSRRFPNMILRELLTKKK; encoded by the coding sequence ATGTCTTTCTTAAACTACCACCACCTTCGTTACTTCCGCGCCATTGCCACCGAGGGCAGCCTGACGAAGGCGGCCCAGCATTTGAAAATCTCTCAGTCCGCACTCAGCGTGCAGTTGCGCAGCCTGGAGGAAAATCTCGGCCAGCCCCTCTTTGAGCGTAAACACAAAGCCCTAGTGCTGACGGAGTCTGGCCGCATCGCCCTGGAGTATGCAGACTCCATCTTCCGCAGCGGCGAGGAGCTCGCCGACCTCCTTCAAAACCGCGCCAGCCGCAGCCGCAGCTTCCTGCGAGTGGGCGCCGTGGCCAATCTCTCGCGCAATTTCCAGCTCACCTTTCTTCGCCCTTTGATCGGGCGCGAGGAAGTGGAATTGATCATCCATTCCGGCACGTTGCGGGAACTCTTGGTGCAGCTCCAGAATCACACCTTAGACGTCGTCCTTTCCAACACGCCCGTGCGTCGCGACGCAGAAACCGGTTGGCACAGCCATCTCCTGGATCAGCAGTCGGTCAGCCTCGTCGGCCACAAAACCCGGAGGATGAAACCCTTTCGTTTTCCCGACGATTTAAAAACAACCCCCATCGTGCTCCCCAGCCTCGAAAGCAGCATCCGCACAGCCTTTGATGTGCTGATGGATCAAACAGGGATTCGCCCCATCATCGCTGCGGAAGTGGATGATATGGCTATGCTGCGACTGATGGCCCGTGAAACCCAAGGCGTCACCCTAGTGCCCCCTGTCGTGGTCAAAGACGAGCTGGAAAACGGCACCTTGGTGGAAAGGCACCACTTTCCCCAAATCAAAGAAACCTTCTACGCCATCACCCCCAGCAGGCGATTTCCAAACATGATCCTGCGGGAGCTGCTGACCAAGAAAAAGTAA
- a CDS encoding SRPBCC domain-containing protein, with amino-acid sequence MSSTHSLNSVVSTGRVLPASPQQVFAAFQQPDRLAQWWGPEGFTNTFERFEFEPDGQWVFMMHAPNGANYPNESFFREIVPDEKIVIEHVVKPWFRLTVTLTPQGEQTHLAWDQEFESPEFAERMRSLSDTANEQVLDRL; translated from the coding sequence ATGTCTTCGACGCATTCTTTGAACTCTGTGGTCAGCACCGGGCGTGTGCTGCCAGCCAGTCCCCAACAAGTGTTTGCCGCCTTTCAGCAGCCGGATCGGCTGGCGCAGTGGTGGGGGCCGGAGGGATTTACGAATACGTTTGAGCGGTTCGAATTTGAGCCGGACGGCCAGTGGGTCTTCATGATGCATGCGCCAAATGGGGCGAACTATCCGAATGAGAGTTTCTTCCGGGAGATCGTGCCGGATGAGAAGATTGTGATCGAGCATGTGGTGAAGCCGTGGTTTCGGCTGACGGTGACGCTGACCCCGCAGGGGGAGCAGACGCATCTGGCCTGGGACCAGGAGTTTGAAAGCCCGGAATTCGCCGAGCGGATGCGGTCGCTGAGTGACACGGCCAATGAACAGGTGCTGGACCGGCTGTAG
- a CDS encoding proton-conducting transporter membrane subunit encodes MAAFLVLMREGRQAAEGAALLARIYFAGAVVFVGMVLLAGPMRIEIAAYGPAKLALLMDPLSVTLLALVSFLGMVVTRFSIHYLDGDPGQARFSRWLVLTLSCVLMLAVSSNLLMFTLAWIGTSLCLHQLLVFYDERPGALLTARKKFYLSRLADLCMLGALVLVWQGYGTWEFHELFANPVGPHPGAVAGLFVAAAMLKSAQFPFHSWLPDTLETPTPVSALMHAGIINAGGFLIVRLSPLIIQSPAALNLLAFTGAVTALLGSVVMMTQTSIKKSLAWSTVAQMGFMMLQCGLGAFVLAIMHLVAHSLYKAHAFLSSGSVVGMVKSAWTPVGRPAAHPWVILGSLAAAGVIGAGVAISPGLKVETDPGRLLLVVVFIMALAHLLWTLWSSSLRRVLVVRGLSLAMAAMVACFAIHGVFEKWLHTTVPAYMPPRGALEYGMMVLMALFFLAVLLLQTQLPAWGTHPAMARLYVHASNGFYLGALFNRLIQKIIA; translated from the coding sequence ATGGCAGCGTTCCTTGTTCTGATGCGGGAGGGACGACAGGCTGCGGAAGGGGCGGCGTTGCTGGCAAGGATTTATTTTGCAGGGGCTGTGGTATTCGTGGGCATGGTGCTGCTGGCAGGTCCGATGCGGATTGAAATCGCAGCCTACGGCCCTGCGAAGCTGGCGCTGCTGATGGATCCCCTTTCAGTCACCCTGTTGGCACTCGTCAGTTTTCTGGGGATGGTGGTGACGCGCTTCTCCATCCATTATCTGGATGGAGATCCCGGGCAGGCGAGGTTTTCACGCTGGCTTGTTCTAACTCTGAGCTGTGTGCTGATGTTGGCAGTGTCGAGCAACCTTCTCATGTTCACTTTGGCATGGATCGGGACGAGCCTGTGCTTGCATCAGTTACTTGTATTCTACGATGAGAGGCCAGGGGCTTTGCTGACTGCACGGAAGAAGTTTTATCTCAGTCGGCTGGCGGATCTATGCATGCTGGGTGCGCTGGTGCTTGTCTGGCAGGGGTATGGCACCTGGGAGTTTCATGAACTATTTGCCAATCCTGTGGGGCCACACCCGGGTGCCGTCGCCGGGTTGTTTGTGGCTGCGGCTATGCTGAAGTCTGCCCAGTTTCCCTTTCACTCCTGGTTGCCAGACACGCTGGAGACACCGACACCCGTCTCTGCACTGATGCATGCGGGCATCATCAATGCGGGAGGTTTTCTCATCGTGCGGTTAAGCCCGCTGATCATCCAGTCACCTGCGGCGCTGAATCTGCTCGCTTTCACGGGTGCCGTGACGGCTCTGCTGGGCTCGGTGGTCATGATGACACAGACGAGCATTAAAAAGTCGCTCGCATGGTCAACCGTGGCGCAAATGGGCTTCATGATGTTGCAGTGTGGACTGGGGGCCTTTGTCCTGGCGATCATGCATCTGGTGGCGCACTCGCTTTATAAAGCCCATGCGTTTCTCAGCAGTGGAAGTGTGGTTGGCATGGTCAAGTCCGCCTGGACTCCGGTGGGCAGGCCTGCTGCACATCCCTGGGTCATTCTCGGTTCGCTGGCTGCGGCTGGCGTCATCGGGGCAGGGGTGGCCATTTCACCGGGGCTGAAGGTGGAGACGGACCCTGGGCGGTTGCTGCTGGTGGTTGTCTTTATCATGGCCTTGGCCCATCTGCTGTGGACTCTCTGGAGCAGCAGCCTGAGGCGGGTGCTGGTGGTCCGGGGATTGTCCCTGGCGATGGCGGCCATGGTGGCTTGCTTCGCCATCCACGGAGTGTTTGAGAAGTGGCTCCATACGACTGTGCCCGCCTATATGCCGCCGCGTGGGGCTCTGGAATATGGGATGATGGTCCTCATGGCCCTGTTCTTCCTGGCGGTGCTCCTCCTCCAGACACAACTGCCCGCCTGGGGCACGCACCCGGCCATGGCGCGTCTCTATGTGCATGCCAGCAACGGATTTTACCTGGGGGCACTTTTCAATCGGCTCATTCAAAAAATCATCGCCTAA
- the lipA gene encoding lipoyl synthase, with product MSCKIDPALHTEKKPDWIRVKLPRDPVFWSTKSLISDLKLHTVCEEAQCPNRWECWSQGTATFMIAGDRCTRACGFCAVKTAKPFALEADEPQRVAQATKRLGLNHVVITAVARDDVKDGGAEHFARTIEAVREAVPHITIEILVPDFNEKEDSLDVVMRARPHIFNHNLETVERLTPLVRSRAQYHRSLKVLKRAKQISLDLGTKCATKSGLMLGLGETETELFQAMDDLLEHDVTVLTLGQYLRPSPQHLPVIEYVHPDTFENYKEIARKKGFRHVASAPLVRSSYHAADFKPELDVE from the coding sequence ATGTCCTGCAAAATTGACCCCGCTCTGCACACGGAAAAAAAGCCCGACTGGATCCGTGTGAAGCTGCCCCGCGACCCCGTTTTCTGGAGCACGAAATCGCTGATTTCTGATCTGAAACTGCACACCGTCTGCGAGGAAGCCCAGTGCCCGAACCGCTGGGAATGCTGGAGCCAGGGCACGGCCACCTTCATGATCGCTGGGGACCGCTGCACCCGCGCCTGCGGCTTTTGTGCCGTCAAGACCGCCAAGCCTTTCGCCCTTGAGGCCGATGAACCCCAGCGCGTGGCCCAGGCCACCAAACGCCTCGGTTTGAACCACGTCGTTATCACTGCGGTCGCCCGCGACGATGTGAAGGACGGCGGTGCCGAGCACTTTGCCCGCACCATCGAGGCTGTGCGCGAGGCCGTACCGCACATCACCATCGAGATCCTCGTTCCTGACTTCAATGAGAAGGAAGACTCGCTGGATGTGGTGATGCGTGCTCGCCCGCACATTTTCAATCACAACCTGGAAACCGTCGAGCGCCTGACCCCCCTCGTCCGCAGTCGCGCCCAGTATCATCGCAGCCTAAAGGTGCTGAAGCGCGCCAAGCAGATCTCGCTGGACCTGGGCACCAAGTGCGCCACCAAGAGCGGCCTCATGTTGGGCCTCGGCGAAACGGAAACAGAACTGTTCCAGGCCATGGATGACCTGCTGGAGCACGACGTCACCGTGCTGACCCTGGGCCAGTACCTGCGCCCCTCTCCGCAGCATCTCCCCGTCATCGAATACGTGCATCCGGACACCTTCGAGAACTACAAAGAGATCGCCCGCAAAAAAGGCTTCCGCCACGTCGCCAGCGCCCCGCTCGTCCGCAGTTCCTACCACGCCGCCGACTTCAAGCCGGAGCTGGATGTGGAGTAG
- a CDS encoding DUF7683 domain-containing protein → MKPAVLRSLVAYDLKTERVHHEQELVDLDVAAAGRLLGSSAEDPELYDVYRVQVAEAGFFSSWLPSSYLFDFDLFDYFLETRQEA, encoded by the coding sequence ATGAAGCCTGCTGTTTTGAGAAGCCTTGTGGCCTATGATTTAAAGACCGAGCGTGTCCATCATGAGCAGGAGTTGGTGGATCTGGATGTGGCGGCGGCGGGTCGGTTGCTTGGGAGTTCTGCGGAGGATCCAGAGCTGTATGATGTGTATCGGGTGCAGGTGGCCGAGGCTGGCTTTTTCTCTTCCTGGCTGCCTTCATCCTATCTCTTCGATTTTGATCTCTTCGACTATTTTCTGGAAACCCGGCAGGAAGCGTGA
- a CDS encoding ATP-grasp domain-containing protein, whose translation MIILSESSPQLPDSASLRDLIRSTEAARLAGWLVYHIPGDLPPGVSADDALWHVPVQPEIVVGLWTGYIPLPEHYEEIYQAAYARNIRLVNAPDQFRRAEEFDQFYPFIEDLTARSECVADVSHCEAAAQRIGYPVFLKGTVQSLKSDGIGSCVAHAPEELKVIAGKIMSGHRRSLGKVIVRELLDLRCSRVGPGEFPLGREYRVFVYDREIVGLGYYWEGEDDLAELQPDERKLVEHLALEAASRLGVPYIAVDIGQKQNGDWIVIEVGDAQFSGFSQIPIQELWARLTARIEGKSLP comes from the coding sequence ATGATCATCCTCAGTGAGTCATCCCCCCAGTTGCCGGATTCGGCCAGCTTGAGAGACCTTATTCGTTCTACTGAGGCGGCGCGTCTTGCGGGGTGGCTGGTGTATCACATTCCGGGGGATTTGCCACCGGGCGTCAGTGCGGATGATGCGCTGTGGCATGTCCCTGTTCAGCCGGAAATCGTCGTGGGCTTGTGGACCGGCTACATTCCACTGCCTGAACATTACGAGGAAATTTATCAGGCGGCCTATGCTAGAAACATTCGTCTAGTGAATGCGCCAGATCAGTTTCGGCGGGCAGAGGAGTTTGACCAATTTTATCCCTTTATCGAGGATCTGACCGCCAGGAGCGAATGTGTGGCCGATGTATCGCACTGTGAAGCTGCTGCCCAAAGAATTGGTTATCCCGTCTTTCTGAAGGGCACTGTACAATCCCTGAAATCGGATGGCATCGGGTCCTGCGTGGCGCATGCGCCGGAAGAACTGAAAGTGATCGCTGGCAAAATCATGTCTGGACACCGAAGATCTTTGGGCAAAGTGATCGTTCGTGAGCTGCTGGATTTAAGATGCAGCCGAGTGGGCCCGGGCGAATTTCCATTGGGGCGCGAATACCGGGTCTTTGTCTATGACCGCGAGATCGTAGGCCTGGGATATTATTGGGAAGGGGAGGATGATCTGGCGGAGTTGCAGCCCGATGAGCGCAAGCTTGTCGAGCATCTGGCTTTGGAGGCCGCAAGCCGCTTGGGCGTTCCGTACATCGCTGTGGACATCGGGCAAAAACAAAACGGTGACTGGATCGTCATCGAGGTGGGCGATGCGCAGTTTTCGGGCTTCAGCCAGATCCCCATTCAGGAGCTTTGGGCACGGTTGACAGCACGGATCGAAGGGAAGTCTCTCCCATGA
- a CDS encoding DUF2309 domain-containing protein yields the protein MNTTLNPMTTSSKTLCSSSLTTAGKLVWLNQARRACKRIPPLWPLQSFVAVNPFVGLTDRPFVEVCELMHRVTKGGMLMSVEYFREQFASGRISSRDVEEAVARSDSELTTAQLLAWLKEPEMDPEVGIPTLADIATACVKKNWSDLVTEEVSKWCASYCDEGQAAWRMPWKNQPLYTAWKKAYTIDATPKLIGFGEIHQVLGELPDKACEAIPVMLDTLAIHADKVEDYLHRLLMTLPGWSSYLQYQSGKQVMCENALLDLLAIRLVFEVALLKQFKSRDIHEKWFHALTGVKPGAGWMTQKQLLWHSALEIGFQRQLCGQLKKAAQDGMPPGKVRPAVQAVFCIDVRSEVMRRSLESVSAEVETLGFAGFFGMPIEHVPLGHRHGESRLPVLIAPKYRVREQSVCATPEEDRLVRLKQQMARRTSHSWNAFRTSAVSSFSFVEAAGVSYAWHLLRDSFQWGPRQDKTKGSCCTELALHSPKSLPDHPRDASFKAGGIPWDDQVQLAKAALKNMGLTENFARLVVLCGHGSNTTNNPYAAGLDCGACGGHAGDVNARVATIILNQAPIRRALEKEGLFIPCDTYFVAALHDTTTDEVRLYDTEKVPPSHEVDVQQLRLWLADAARHCRGERAPSLGIHEKEGIHVENLIIDRSRDWSQVRPEWGLVNNAAFIVAPRARTQALNLQGRVFLHNYDPKSDSTGSTLELIMTAPMIVTSWINLQYYASTVNHRLWGSGSKVTHNVVGTFGVQQGNGGDLQSGLPLQSLHNGEAWMHEPLRLSVFIEAPRANIEHVLAKHENVRQLVDHGWLHLYALEDEGRMISRRDQNGDWERV from the coding sequence ATGAACACCACGCTCAATCCTATGACGACCTCTTCTAAAACTCTCTGTTCATCCAGCCTAACCACCGCCGGCAAGTTGGTCTGGCTCAACCAGGCGCGCAGGGCCTGCAAGCGCATTCCACCTTTGTGGCCGCTGCAAAGCTTCGTGGCGGTGAACCCGTTTGTCGGCCTCACGGATCGGCCCTTTGTCGAAGTGTGTGAGCTGATGCATCGGGTGACCAAGGGTGGCATGCTGATGAGTGTGGAATACTTCCGCGAGCAATTTGCCAGTGGGAGAATCTCCTCACGTGATGTGGAGGAGGCTGTGGCGCGTTCGGATTCGGAGCTGACGACGGCACAACTTCTCGCCTGGTTGAAGGAACCGGAGATGGATCCGGAGGTTGGCATCCCAACTTTGGCTGATATCGCCACGGCATGCGTGAAGAAAAACTGGAGTGACCTCGTCACGGAGGAAGTATCCAAGTGGTGTGCTTCCTATTGTGACGAAGGCCAGGCGGCCTGGCGCATGCCCTGGAAGAACCAACCTCTCTACACGGCTTGGAAAAAGGCCTACACAATTGATGCCACGCCGAAGTTGATCGGCTTTGGTGAGATTCATCAAGTCCTCGGCGAGCTGCCGGACAAGGCCTGTGAGGCCATCCCTGTGATGCTCGATACTCTGGCGATCCATGCTGATAAAGTGGAGGACTATCTGCATCGGCTGCTGATGACGCTGCCTGGGTGGAGTAGTTACTTGCAGTATCAATCAGGCAAGCAGGTGATGTGTGAGAATGCTTTGTTAGACCTGCTGGCCATCCGGCTGGTCTTTGAGGTGGCCTTGCTGAAGCAATTCAAATCCCGTGACATCCATGAAAAATGGTTTCATGCCCTGACTGGGGTGAAGCCTGGGGCGGGGTGGATGACCCAGAAGCAACTGCTGTGGCATTCGGCCCTGGAGATCGGCTTTCAACGGCAGCTTTGTGGCCAACTAAAAAAGGCAGCCCAGGACGGGATGCCGCCAGGAAAGGTCCGCCCCGCCGTCCAGGCGGTCTTCTGCATTGATGTGCGCTCTGAGGTCATGCGCAGGTCATTGGAATCCGTCTCTGCCGAAGTGGAGACCTTGGGTTTTGCGGGTTTCTTTGGGATGCCTATCGAGCACGTGCCCCTGGGGCATCGGCATGGGGAATCCCGGCTGCCAGTGCTGATCGCGCCAAAATATCGCGTGAGGGAGCAGTCAGTGTGCGCGACGCCTGAGGAGGATCGCCTGGTTCGCCTCAAGCAACAGATGGCCAGACGGACCTCACATTCGTGGAATGCGTTTAGAACGTCTGCGGTGAGCAGTTTCAGCTTTGTGGAGGCTGCGGGAGTCAGCTATGCGTGGCACTTGCTGAGGGACAGTTTTCAATGGGGCCCCCGGCAGGACAAGACGAAAGGGAGCTGCTGCACGGAGTTGGCCCTACATTCGCCCAAAAGTCTGCCGGACCATCCTCGGGATGCTTCCTTCAAGGCGGGGGGGATCCCCTGGGATGATCAGGTGCAGCTCGCAAAGGCCGCACTGAAAAACATGGGGCTGACGGAGAACTTTGCCAGGTTGGTGGTGCTTTGTGGTCATGGCAGCAATACGACCAACAATCCGTATGCAGCGGGGCTGGATTGCGGTGCGTGCGGAGGTCATGCAGGGGATGTGAATGCACGCGTTGCGACGATTATCCTGAACCAAGCTCCCATTCGCAGGGCTTTGGAAAAAGAAGGCCTTTTCATTCCTTGCGACACTTACTTCGTCGCGGCTCTCCACGATACGACCACGGATGAAGTTAGGCTGTATGACACGGAGAAGGTTCCGCCCTCCCATGAGGTGGATGTGCAGCAACTCCGGCTTTGGTTGGCGGATGCGGCACGGCACTGCCGCGGTGAACGCGCCCCTAGTCTAGGCATCCATGAGAAGGAGGGCATTCATGTTGAAAACCTCATCATCGACCGCAGCCGCGACTGGTCTCAGGTGCGGCCTGAATGGGGCCTGGTAAACAATGCGGCCTTCATCGTGGCTCCGCGTGCCCGCACACAGGCGCTGAATCTCCAAGGCCGGGTCTTCCTGCACAATTATGACCCCAAAAGCGACAGCACAGGTAGCACGCTCGAACTCATCATGACAGCGCCCATGATCGTCACGAGCTGGATTAACCTCCAATACTACGCCAGCACGGTGAACCATCGTCTCTGGGGGAGCGGCAGTAAGGTGACCCACAATGTGGTGGGCACCTTTGGGGTTCAGCAAGGGAATGGGGGTGATTTGCAATCGGGGCTGCCCCTGCAAAGCCTGCACAATGGGGAAGCCTGGATGCATGAGCCGCTGCGTCTCAGCGTCTTCATTGAAGCACCCCGCGCTAACATTGAGCATGTCCTAGCCAAACACGAGAATGTGCGGCAGCTCGTCGACCACGGCTGGCTTCATCTCTATGCCCTGGAAGACGAGGGAAGAATGATTTCCCGCCGGGACCAGAATGGTGACTGGGAAAGGGTCTGA